The following are encoded in a window of Epilithonimonas zeae genomic DNA:
- a CDS encoding serpentine receptor domain-containing protein: MNSNEAYLKKGKGITDFLTWKVLFPIILIIYLIFSPISASILSVIISLLICIPQFKTKIRWKRLLVIFLLLHFSLTSIYSISPYLQLKDFKLFHWNWKETNGTIENQYVKWEEITRRKGPKAIANIQYSFLYNNQIKKVTKFEAIKIVYPWYFRKTEEKKEKLKNELSQNIENYKKNKAYKIFVNPKNGESKLFITTEKILVSNSSSYSLLMSCVQVFVGIALILAVLWLGFNTIPKLFKKSHQ, encoded by the coding sequence ATGAATTCTAACGAAGCTTATCTTAAAAAGGGAAAAGGCATTACTGATTTCTTGACTTGGAAAGTCCTGTTTCCTATAATTTTGATTATTTACCTCATATTTTCGCCAATCAGTGCGTCTATTCTTTCGGTCATCATTTCGCTTCTGATTTGCATACCACAATTCAAAACTAAAATAAGATGGAAAAGGTTATTGGTAATTTTTTTACTGCTTCACTTTTCCCTGACCAGCATCTACTCTATTTCTCCATATCTTCAGTTAAAAGATTTCAAATTATTTCATTGGAACTGGAAAGAAACCAATGGAACCATAGAAAATCAGTATGTCAAATGGGAAGAAATCACCCGAAGAAAAGGTCCAAAAGCGATTGCGAATATCCAATATTCTTTCCTGTATAACAATCAAATCAAAAAGGTGACAAAGTTTGAAGCTATCAAAATTGTTTATCCTTGGTATTTCCGTAAAACAGAAGAAAAAAAAGAAAAACTAAAAAATGAGCTTTCTCAGAATATCGAGAATTACAAAAAAAATAAAGCATATAAAATCTTTGTCAATCCAAAAAACGGCGAGAGTAAATTGTTCATTACCACAGAAAAAATCTTAGTAAGTAATTCCAGCAGTTATTCTTTGCTGATGTCCTGCGTACAAGTTTTTGTTGGGATTGCACTCATCCTCGCAGTTCTTTGGTTAGGTTTTAATACGATTCCGAAACTCTTCAAAAAAAGTCACCAATAA
- the recG gene encoding ATP-dependent DNA helicase RecG, which produces MTLETSIEFLKNIGTERAKFIRNVLGISTVEDLLTFYPIRYIDKSKIYKIGDLTKEPDADIQLKGKITDIQEVANEKGKRLSAKFRDETGTIDLVWFRYTNWMKDSIPLNKEIFIFGKVNFFNGNFSMPHPEIEADEKKALSGTLLPIYPGSEKLSKRGINNKFFQNVIFNILKDLPQLISENLPDYLLKSMKLMGRLNSYYNIHFPKDFKHFEAADRRLKFEEAFFFQLGYGLKKLHQKTKSFGNPFPIVGDHFTNFYNNNLPFELTNAQKRVLKEIRTDMKRSTQMNRLLQGDVGSGKTMVALLTMLIAMDNGFQSCLMAPTEILAQQHFNSIKELLQNTEINVKLLTGSSKTSERKIIHEELENGQLSILIGTHAILEDKVKFHKLGLAIIDEQHRFGVAQRAKLWAKNNIPPHILVMTATPIPRTLAMSFYSDLDVSVIDEMPVGRKPIITAHRREKDRLSVYNFCREEIEKGRQIYFVYPLIEESETLDYKNLMEGLNQVMNFFKSYNVTMVHGRMKPAEKDINMQFFASGNAQIMVATTVIEVGVNVPNASVMVIESAERFGLSQLHQLRGRVGRGAEQSYCILMTDDKLSKESRTRIKTMVQTNDGFKISEVDMELRGPGDILGTQQSGVVDFKKLSLIEDSAIIKASKLTVERILEKDSLLNHPDNQVMKQYYIRQYKGKNKWAKIS; this is translated from the coding sequence TTGACTTTAGAAACTTCCATAGAATTTCTCAAAAACATAGGAACCGAACGCGCAAAATTTATCAGAAACGTGTTGGGCATTTCGACTGTGGAAGATTTGCTGACCTTCTATCCAATCCGTTATATTGATAAAAGTAAAATTTACAAAATCGGTGATTTGACAAAAGAGCCGGATGCAGATATCCAGTTAAAAGGAAAAATCACAGATATCCAAGAAGTTGCTAACGAAAAAGGGAAGCGTTTGTCTGCAAAATTTCGGGATGAAACCGGGACGATAGATTTGGTTTGGTTCCGATACACCAATTGGATGAAAGACTCCATTCCATTAAATAAAGAAATTTTTATTTTCGGGAAAGTCAACTTCTTCAATGGTAATTTTTCTATGCCACATCCGGAGATTGAAGCCGATGAAAAAAAAGCGTTATCCGGAACGCTTTTACCAATTTATCCAGGAAGCGAAAAATTGAGTAAGCGAGGAATCAATAATAAGTTTTTTCAAAATGTTATTTTCAACATTTTAAAAGATTTACCTCAACTGATTTCCGAGAATTTACCCGATTATCTTTTGAAATCGATGAAATTAATGGGGCGATTGAATTCCTACTATAACATTCATTTTCCAAAAGATTTTAAACATTTTGAAGCGGCTGACAGGCGATTGAAATTCGAGGAAGCATTTTTTTTCCAGTTAGGTTATGGACTGAAAAAACTGCATCAGAAAACGAAATCGTTCGGAAATCCGTTTCCGATTGTCGGCGACCATTTCACTAATTTCTATAATAACAATCTTCCATTCGAATTAACGAACGCCCAAAAACGAGTTCTAAAAGAAATCCGAACCGATATGAAACGTTCGACCCAAATGAACCGATTGCTGCAAGGCGACGTTGGTTCAGGAAAAACGATGGTTGCATTATTAACAATGCTAATTGCAATGGACAACGGTTTCCAGTCTTGCCTGATGGCTCCGACAGAAATCTTGGCTCAGCAACATTTTAATTCAATTAAAGAATTATTACAAAATACAGAGATTAATGTCAAACTTTTGACCGGTTCATCCAAAACTTCGGAAAGAAAAATCATCCACGAAGAATTAGAAAACGGACAACTTTCTATCCTTATTGGAACGCACGCAATCCTTGAAGACAAAGTTAAATTCCATAAATTGGGATTAGCGATTATCGATGAGCAACATAGATTCGGAGTGGCTCAACGGGCTAAACTTTGGGCAAAAAATAATATTCCGCCTCACATTTTGGTAATGACTGCGACGCCAATTCCGAGAACTTTGGCAATGAGTTTTTATTCGGATTTGGATGTTTCTGTGATTGATGAAATGCCAGTCGGAAGAAAACCAATTATCACTGCTCACAGGCGAGAAAAGGATAGACTTTCGGTTTACAATTTCTGTCGGGAAGAGATAGAGAAAGGTCGTCAAATTTATTTCGTTTATCCATTGATTGAGGAATCAGAAACTCTGGATTACAAAAATCTGATGGAAGGATTGAACCAGGTTATGAATTTTTTCAAAAGTTACAATGTGACAATGGTTCACGGACGAATGAAACCTGCGGAGAAAGATATTAATATGCAATTTTTCGCTTCCGGAAATGCCCAAATTATGGTCGCAACAACTGTGATAGAAGTTGGTGTGAATGTTCCAAATGCTTCTGTAATGGTAATTGAAAGCGCTGAAAGATTCGGGTTATCGCAGCTTCATCAATTACGTGGACGTGTTGGTAGAGGCGCAGAACAAAGTTATTGTATCCTGATGACGGACGATAAGCTGAGCAAAGAAAGCAGAACCAGAATCAAAACGATGGTTCAGACTAATGATGGTTTCAAAATCTCAGAAGTTGATATGGAATTGCGTGGTCCTGGCGATATTCTTGGAACTCAGCAAAGTGGTGTTGTAGATTTCAAAAAATTGAGTCTGATAGAAGATTCGGCAATTATCAAAGCTTCGAAACTAACCGTTGAGCGAATCCTAGAAAAAGATTCTCTCCTCAATCATCCCGATAATCAGGTGATGAAACAATATTACATCAGACAATATAAAGGGAAGAATAAGTGGGCTAAAATAAGTTGA
- a CDS encoding GNAT family N-acetyltransferase gives MIIKAEQKDIPIIQNLAKKSWAFAYADILEQDQIDYMLNMMYSEEALKKHFENPNYHYYLVFENDEFLGFVGFEFHQESETTKLHRIYFLKEAQGKGLGKKALKFVIDEAKNVNDKRVTLTVNKNNSAHKFYESQGFKVYKEAVLNIGNGYVMDDYLMEFVINQ, from the coding sequence ATGATTATCAAAGCCGAACAAAAAGACATTCCTATCATTCAAAATTTAGCAAAAAAATCCTGGGCTTTTGCTTATGCTGATATTTTGGAACAAGATCAGATAGATTATATGCTTAATATGATGTACTCCGAAGAAGCATTGAAAAAACATTTCGAAAATCCCAATTATCATTACTATTTAGTTTTCGAAAATGATGAATTTCTTGGCTTTGTTGGATTTGAATTTCATCAAGAATCAGAAACTACAAAACTTCACAGGATTTACTTTTTGAAAGAAGCGCAAGGAAAAGGCTTGGGCAAGAAAGCGTTGAAATTTGTTATCGATGAAGCGAAAAATGTGAATGATAAACGAGTTACGCTCACTGTCAATAAAAATAATTCGGCACATAAATTCTATGAATCCCAAGGTTTCAAAGTTTATAAAGAAGCCGTTTTAAATATCGGAAATGGTTATGTAATGGATGATTATCTGATGGAATTTGTCATCAATCAATAA
- the recO gene encoding DNA repair protein RecO translates to MTQEVFLLSYTKYGDHDAVLHCFCRENGFESFFAKGIYAPKNKKKAFLFPLNELLLYTSDKKKNIQNVIKLEQRNSDLFTSDIRKNSILFFISDLLNQVLRNENQNQNIYSEISLFLSQLQMDNFQSHLIFIFRLLKQQGLQPLFSDKTYLNPESGNFEETESHHFFDKDISAIWKELIVSQNPYDIKLSRFGKQNFLDSILVYYHYHFTDFREPKSLEIIKEIF, encoded by the coding sequence ATGACCCAAGAAGTTTTTTTACTGTCTTATACAAAATATGGAGATCACGATGCTGTTCTCCATTGTTTTTGTAGAGAAAACGGATTCGAAAGCTTTTTTGCCAAAGGAATTTACGCACCCAAAAACAAGAAAAAAGCGTTTCTTTTTCCTTTGAACGAGCTGTTACTTTACACTTCTGATAAAAAGAAGAATATCCAGAATGTTATCAAGTTGGAACAGAGAAATTCAGACCTTTTCACTTCTGATATTAGAAAGAACTCTATTTTATTTTTTATTTCTGATTTACTGAATCAAGTTCTAAGGAATGAAAACCAAAATCAGAATATTTACTCGGAGATTTCTCTTTTTTTAAGTCAGTTGCAAATGGATAATTTCCAATCTCATTTGATATTTATTTTTAGATTACTGAAACAACAAGGTTTGCAGCCACTATTTTCTGATAAAACTTATTTGAATCCAGAATCAGGTAACTTCGAAGAAACCGAATCTCATCATTTTTTTGATAAAGATATTTCTGCAATCTGGAAAGAACTGATTGTATCACAAAATCCCTATGATATCAAATTGAGCCGATTCGGAAAACAAAATTTCCTCGATTCTATTTTAGTTTATTATCATTATCATTTTACGGATTTTAGAGAGCCAAAATCTCTTGAAATCATCAAAGAAATTTTTTAA
- the porZ gene encoding type IX secretion system anionic LPS delivery protein PorZ: protein MKKILLIISVFTALIFQAQTSKWSDLFSYNNVLKIREDGDRLIAATENGIFYYYPGTGEIKKLSKANGLHEVKISAFDYNPATQTGIVGYKNGSLDIITPNGIFLTVDIPLATGYNGSKKINHISINGDKAIISAGYGVSIFNITKREFGETTFFMSGGIYESAFSAVLKDNTIYVATANGIKYHELNATFPVYTTWITPSSLIGAFKKVDATDILVFANAKEVKYGSLGSLSTISGFTDIQDVKVFNNQIIITDQQQVFVYGANGVLQKNFNVGELINTALIYNGQLFTGTQMNGLYNEQKNSFKPDGPYNNRSYKLSMLNNQIWISSGNRDADPAPNIDNPNPNVSKIGYYHYDGTKWIYPNLFVNNSSTVFNILDVIPDPSNPTEVYFTNFYADSGSKGVYKMKNNEFVKRYFFNDSSSYWYRAMGLAFDEQNNLFSTVQSTCPGYSDPCPTSSFYLFNKSTDAFGTLPFTTFNIGGIQKPLIKEGVLYIPAPYNNDGGLMMYDYNNTASNTSDDKFKVLKKTNNLPIDGTTSVAMDNNNDIWIGNNQGLRILSNPKAAILEDNPQTDAIIIEENNLAEELFRDAKILQIAVDSGNQKWVSVDGGGVFYLSPSGDKTIYQFTKSNSPLPNNSVTDIKIDNKTGKVYFVTLDGVMVYQGDVSEVTSNFGNVLVYPNPVVYAQYKGNVRIKGLAQKTNIRITDAAGNLVHSAVANGGYFEWNLNNQRGVRVASGIYYVLMTNEDGTDTATAKIAVVN from the coding sequence ATGAAGAAAATTTTATTAATTATATCAGTTTTTACAGCACTGATTTTTCAAGCGCAAACCAGCAAATGGAGCGATCTTTTCTCATATAATAATGTCCTGAAAATAAGAGAAGACGGTGACCGATTAATCGCTGCCACAGAAAACGGTATCTTTTATTATTATCCAGGAACAGGCGAAATCAAAAAACTGTCAAAAGCCAATGGTCTTCACGAGGTAAAAATTTCAGCGTTTGATTATAACCCAGCAACCCAAACTGGTATTGTGGGTTACAAAAATGGCTCACTCGATATAATAACCCCTAATGGAATCTTTTTGACTGTTGACATACCTTTGGCTACAGGTTACAATGGAAGTAAAAAGATTAACCATATTTCAATTAATGGTGACAAAGCTATCATTTCTGCTGGTTATGGGGTTTCAATTTTTAATATTACAAAAAGAGAATTTGGGGAAACTACATTTTTCATGAGTGGAGGTATATATGAGTCAGCTTTTTCTGCTGTTTTAAAAGATAATACTATTTATGTGGCCACTGCAAATGGTATAAAATACCATGAACTGAATGCTACTTTTCCTGTCTACACAACTTGGATCACACCGTCATCTTTAATAGGAGCCTTCAAAAAAGTAGATGCTACAGATATTTTAGTATTTGCAAATGCTAAAGAAGTTAAATATGGATCACTTGGCTCTCTATCTACAATTTCAGGATTTACTGATATTCAGGATGTGAAAGTATTCAACAATCAGATTATCATAACAGATCAACAGCAAGTTTTTGTTTATGGGGCAAATGGAGTTCTACAGAAAAATTTTAATGTTGGCGAGCTTATCAATACTGCTTTAATTTATAATGGGCAATTATTCACCGGAACTCAGATGAATGGGTTGTATAATGAACAAAAAAATAGTTTCAAACCAGATGGTCCATATAATAATAGATCTTACAAACTATCTATGCTTAATAATCAAATATGGATATCTTCAGGTAATAGAGATGCTGATCCAGCACCAAATATTGATAATCCAAATCCAAATGTGAGTAAAATAGGGTATTATCACTACGATGGAACAAAATGGATTTATCCAAACTTATTTGTAAATAATTCATCTACTGTTTTTAACATATTAGATGTAATACCTGATCCCTCCAATCCAACTGAAGTATATTTTACAAATTTTTATGCAGATAGTGGAAGCAAAGGTGTTTATAAAATGAAGAATAATGAATTTGTTAAAAGATATTTTTTTAATGATTCAAGTAGTTATTGGTATAGGGCAATGGGGTTAGCGTTTGATGAACAGAATAATTTATTCTCTACGGTTCAATCTACTTGTCCCGGATATAGTGATCCTTGTCCTACATCTAGCTTTTACTTATTTAATAAATCTACTGATGCTTTTGGAACATTACCATTTACAACATTTAACATTGGAGGTATTCAAAAACCATTAATAAAAGAAGGTGTACTATATATTCCAGCTCCATATAACAATGATGGAGGATTAATGATGTACGATTATAATAATACTGCAAGTAATACATCTGATGACAAATTTAAGGTACTTAAAAAAACAAATAATCTTCCTATAGATGGTACAACATCTGTAGCGATGGATAACAATAATGATATTTGGATAGGAAACAATCAGGGTCTTAGGATACTATCAAATCCTAAAGCGGCAATACTAGAAGATAATCCGCAGACAGACGCAATTATTATTGAAGAAAACAATTTGGCTGAAGAACTTTTTAGAGATGCCAAAATTTTACAAATTGCTGTAGATTCAGGAAATCAAAAATGGGTTTCGGTTGATGGAGGAGGGGTTTTCTACCTTAGTCCATCGGGAGATAAAACGATTTATCAATTCACAAAGTCTAACTCACCATTGCCAAATAATAGTGTTACTGATATTAAAATAGATAATAAAACAGGTAAAGTCTACTTCGTAACATTAGATGGAGTAATGGTTTACCAAGGAGATGTATCCGAGGTTACTTCCAATTTTGGTAATGTACTTGTTTATCCAAACCCTGTAGTTTATGCTCAATATAAAGGAAATGTGAGAATAAAAGGATTAGCGCAAAAAACCAATATCAGAATCACAGATGCTGCAGGTAATTTGGTACATTCAGCAGTGGCTAACGGTGGTTATTTTGAGTGGAATCTTAACAATCAAAGAGGTGTAAGAGTAGCTTCGGGAATCTATTATGTTTTGATGACCAACGAGGACGGAACAGATACAGCAACCGCAAAAATAGCTGTCGTAAATTAA
- a CDS encoding bifunctional metallophosphatase/5'-nucleotidase, which translates to MKRKEFLKYIGGGSLALTLAPNLLLAEQFDILKKESAHKLTILHTNDQHSRIEPFDTSYTKNPNQGGFARRASLVNKIRSEEKNVLLLDSGDIFQGTPYFNFFGGELEFRLMSMMQYDASTMGNHDFDNGLEGFLKVLPNAKFPFICSNYDFKNTILDGKTEQYKIFNKDGIKIGIFAVGIELNGLVGKKNYGETIYQNPIEIAQHYADFLRNEKKCDLVICLSHIGFDYKDDPKKMSDKHLAAKTSGIDLILGGHTHTFLKEPVNFQNKDGKNVIVNQVGWAGILLGRLDFYFDKNKNVKNISWNNQLIDENIIV; encoded by the coding sequence ATGAAAAGAAAAGAGTTTCTAAAATATATCGGAGGCGGAAGTCTCGCTTTGACATTGGCTCCTAATCTTTTGTTGGCAGAGCAATTTGATATTCTAAAAAAAGAATCAGCTCATAAATTGACAATTCTTCATACAAACGATCAACATAGTAGGATAGAACCGTTTGATACTTCTTACACCAAAAATCCAAATCAAGGTGGTTTTGCGAGAAGAGCTTCATTAGTCAATAAAATCAGAAGTGAGGAAAAAAATGTTTTGCTTTTGGATTCAGGAGATATTTTCCAAGGAACGCCTTACTTCAATTTTTTTGGCGGCGAATTGGAATTTAGACTAATGAGTATGATGCAATATGATGCGTCAACAATGGGAAATCACGATTTTGATAATGGCTTGGAAGGTTTTCTAAAAGTCCTTCCGAATGCGAAATTCCCTTTCATTTGCTCCAATTATGATTTCAAGAATACAATTCTAGACGGAAAAACCGAACAATATAAAATCTTCAACAAAGACGGAATCAAAATCGGGATTTTTGCTGTAGGAATTGAGCTGAATGGTTTGGTTGGTAAAAAGAATTATGGGGAAACAATTTATCAAAATCCAATAGAAATTGCTCAACATTATGCTGACTTTCTGAGAAATGAAAAAAAGTGTGATTTGGTAATTTGTTTATCTCACATCGGTTTTGATTATAAAGATGATCCGAAGAAAATGTCTGATAAACATTTGGCGGCTAAAACTTCCGGAATAGATTTGATTTTAGGTGGTCACACGCACACTTTCCTTAAAGAGCCTGTGAATTTCCAGAATAAGGATGGTAAAAATGTCATTGTCAATCAAGTAGGTTGGGCAGGGATTTTATTAGGCAGGTTAGATTTTTATTTTGATAAAAATAAGAATGTGAAAAATATTTCGTGGAATAATCAGTTAATAGATGAAAACATAATTGTTTAG
- a CDS encoding 5'-nucleotidase C-terminal domain-containing protein, which yields MIKNKLLGFGIVSLLLIGCKAPLNIANIHTEKNIYITSELSEDKEMAAIIQPYKHELEGKMNTKISHTNTELNKSGDNSNLGNLLADYTFEGADEWAKKNSLPPIDAAVINIGGIRTIIPKGDILTKQIYEVMPFENEVVIIKMNGKDVEGLFDYYLKTQKNNPVSHLVIETDENNSISKKLINGKTIDYNKTYYIATSDYLALGGDNMFFFSKGEMISTGIKMRDLFLEKFKQNPEISSPDDVRLIFKNKKVQE from the coding sequence ATGATAAAAAATAAATTATTAGGATTTGGTATAGTCAGTTTGTTGTTGATTGGTTGTAAAGCGCCACTCAACATTGCAAACATCCATACCGAAAAGAATATTTACATTACCAGCGAACTTAGTGAGGATAAGGAAATGGCAGCCATCATTCAACCTTACAAACACGAGCTGGAAGGTAAAATGAATACCAAAATTTCTCATACCAATACAGAACTTAATAAATCAGGCGATAACAGCAATCTGGGAAATCTTTTGGCGGATTATACTTTTGAAGGTGCTGATGAGTGGGCGAAAAAGAATAGCCTCCCACCAATTGATGCTGCAGTTATCAATATCGGTGGGATCCGAACCATCATTCCAAAAGGTGATATTTTGACGAAGCAGATTTATGAAGTAATGCCGTTTGAAAATGAAGTGGTAATTATCAAAATGAATGGAAAAGATGTGGAAGGTTTGTTCGATTATTATTTGAAAACTCAGAAAAATAATCCGGTTTCTCATTTGGTAATCGAAACCGATGAGAATAATTCGATTTCTAAAAAATTAATCAACGGAAAAACAATCGATTATAATAAAACATATTATATCGCAACATCGGATTATCTGGCTTTGGGAGGAGATAATATGTTCTTTTTTAGCAAAGGTGAAATGATATCAACAGGGATCAAGATGCGTGATCTTTTCCTGGAAAAGTTCAAACAAAATCCAGAGATTTCTTCTCCGGACGATGTGAGATTGATTTTCAAAAACAAAAAAGTGCAGGAATAA
- the dapA gene encoding 4-hydroxy-tetrahydrodipicolinate synthase, which yields MGQLKGVGVALVTPFNEDLSVDFDSLTRLIDYNIDNGTNFLVVLGTTAEAATLSKEEKDRVVAHITKINNNRLPLVLGIGGNNTAEVVKQIKETDLSDFDAVLSVSPYYNKPNQEGLYQHYKALAETGEKIIIYNVPGRTGQNVEASTTLRLANEFPNLFMVKEAAPNILQYFDILRQKPENFSLMSGDDEYTLPVTLAGGDGVISVIGQAYPKEFSTMVKLARNREVDEAYKIHNSLVEITRLIFAEGNPCGVKTILAEKGLIKNYLRLPLVPASEGLQEKIKQEMQKLEH from the coding sequence ATGGGTCAGCTAAAAGGCGTAGGTGTAGCTTTGGTAACACCTTTCAATGAAGATCTATCCGTAGATTTTGATTCTCTTACGAGATTAATCGATTATAATATAGACAACGGAACCAATTTCCTCGTTGTTTTAGGAACTACAGCAGAAGCTGCAACACTTTCCAAGGAAGAAAAGGACAGAGTTGTTGCTCACATCACGAAGATCAATAATAACAGATTGCCATTAGTTTTAGGAATTGGTGGAAACAATACGGCTGAAGTTGTAAAACAAATCAAGGAAACAGATTTGTCAGATTTTGATGCTGTTTTATCGGTTTCTCCTTATTACAACAAACCGAATCAGGAAGGACTTTATCAGCATTATAAAGCTTTGGCTGAAACGGGTGAAAAAATCATTATTTATAACGTTCCAGGAAGAACCGGACAAAATGTTGAAGCTTCTACAACTTTACGTTTAGCTAATGAATTCCCTAATCTTTTTATGGTTAAAGAAGCTGCTCCTAATATTCTTCAATATTTTGATATTCTAAGACAAAAGCCAGAAAATTTTTCACTAATGTCCGGCGATGACGAATATACTTTGCCTGTAACTTTGGCTGGAGGCGACGGTGTGATTTCCGTAATCGGACAAGCTTATCCAAAGGAATTTTCTACAATGGTAAAACTGGCTCGTAACAGAGAGGTGGACGAAGCTTACAAGATTCACAATTCTTTGGTAGAAATCACAAGATTGATTTTTGCTGAAGGTAATCCTTGTGGCGTGAAAACTATTCTTGCTGAAAAAGGTTTGATTAAAAACTACTTGAGACTTCCACTAGTTCCAGCTTCGGAAGGTCTGCAGGAAAAGATAAAACAAGAAATGCAAAAATTAGAACATTAA
- a CDS encoding YjgN family protein has translation METQMKTYNFSFKGKGSDFFGVVVVNWLLTIITLGLYYPWAKERTLKYLYANSYLEGDNFQFTGTGKEMFVGFVKIFGIVAAFYIGIIIAIKTQNTFLMGIFVFLFYVFFLGIIPFAIHGFYKYRMSRTNWRGVRFGYRGDRGTLMKIYFKDLFLTIITFGIYSFWMTTDLRNYTLSNVKFGSAEFKYKASGSDYFWLNFKGVILTYITLGIYSFWFQRDILRFYFDHLTLHNGTEKVRFQSKLSAGDIFELLIINMLILMFTLGLGYAFVEVRTLTKLFSSLEIVGNINLDTLQQTEEEYKNAFGDEALDAMDLSGII, from the coding sequence ATGGAAACACAAATGAAAACTTACAACTTTTCTTTCAAAGGAAAAGGCAGCGATTTCTTTGGAGTCGTGGTCGTAAACTGGCTATTAACAATCATTACTCTTGGGCTTTATTATCCTTGGGCAAAGGAAAGGACCCTTAAATATCTTTACGCTAATTCTTATTTGGAGGGCGATAATTTTCAGTTCACCGGAACCGGAAAAGAGATGTTTGTTGGTTTTGTGAAAATTTTTGGAATCGTTGCGGCATTTTACATTGGGATTATCATAGCAATAAAAACTCAGAATACATTTCTGATGGGAATTTTTGTATTTTTATTTTATGTATTTTTTCTGGGAATCATTCCGTTTGCTATCCACGGATTTTACAAATACAGAATGTCCAGAACCAATTGGAGAGGCGTAAGATTTGGTTATAGAGGCGACAGAGGAACATTGATGAAAATATATTTCAAAGACTTATTCCTTACGATTATTACTTTCGGAATTTATAGTTTCTGGATGACGACGGATTTGCGAAATTACACATTAAGCAATGTAAAATTTGGAAGTGCTGAATTCAAATACAAAGCCAGCGGAAGCGATTACTTTTGGCTTAATTTCAAAGGTGTCATTTTAACATACATCACTTTAGGAATCTACAGTTTTTGGTTTCAGAGAGATATTTTGAGATTTTATTTTGACCATTTGACCTTGCACAACGGCACTGAAAAAGTAAGATTCCAATCCAAATTATCCGCAGGAGACATCTTCGAATTATTGATTATCAATATGTTGATTCTGATGTTTACATTAGGTTTGGGATATGCTTTTGTAGAAGTAAGAACTTTGACGAAGCTTTTCAGCAGTCTCGAAATTGTTGGAAATATCAACTTAGATACGTTGCAACAAACAGAAGAAGAATACAAAAATGCTTTTGGCGATGAGGCTTTGGATGCAATGGACCTTTCTGGCATCATCTAA